ACCGCGGCCACCGCCGCGCGGACGGCCTCCAGCTCCACCTCCAGGTGGAGCGTGTCGTCGACCAGCTCGGAGATCACGTCCACCGGCAGCAGGTGATCGTGATCCTCGTCCAGGAGCTGCCGGGCCAGCCCCTCGAGCAGCGCCCGGGCCTCCGGGGCCTCGAGGGTCTCGAGGCCGAGGGTGACGACCGAGGTCTCGAGGGTCTCGAGCTCGAAGGCGGCGGCGAGGGCCGCAGGATCCGGATCGGGTGGGGTGTCGAAGCTCACCTTCCTCGGGGAGGCGCCCAGGAGGAGCAGCCGGCGCGGCCGAGGGGGGCACAGCTCTGCCTCGCCCGTGGCGCAGAGCAGCAGGTGGTCGAGGAGTCCGCGCAGGGCCGACCGATGGAGGCGCTTCCCGCTGATCCGGGCGGTGTCCACGGGAAGGACGATGTCGAGCCCAGGCCCCGCCAGCAGGGACGTGAGGCCGTGCAGGCGCAGCGGGCGTGCGTCCGCCCCGGAGAGCTCCAGCGCGGCGAGGCGCGGTGGGTCGACGCGCTCGCCCTCCCGCGAGCGCCCGACGTGCACCCGCCGGACGGGGCCCTCGCAGCGGGCGAAGAGGAGGGCGCGCCAGGCGAGGACCAGATCGATGTCCCGGTGCAGCGGGGCGCCGGAGAAGATCCCCCGCGGCGCGCTCGCCCGCAGGACCGCCTGCCGAACGCGCTCGATGACCCGGGCGGCCGCGTCGGTGCGGGTCGGGAGGTCGTCACGCCAGGGGAGGGCTCGCAGGGAGTCCTCCAGGGTGGAGGTGCGGAAGACGGACTCCTGGAGGCGGCTGCTGGTCAGCGGCTCGTCCTCCACCGCGGCGGCCTCGTCGTCCTCGTCTTCGCGCAAGCGCAGGCGGGCCCTCGCTGCGCCCTGCACCGGGCTGTCGAGGAAGCCCCGCAGGTTGGAGAGGGTCAGCTCCCGCAACTCGCTCACCACCCCGGGGGTGGGGCTCGCGGCCGCCGCCGGGGGGTGCGTCTCGGGGAGGCGAAGCAGGGACCAGAGCGCGGGATCATCCAGCTGCTCGAGGAGCTCACGGTGCCGGAGCCCGCGGGTGCCCTCGTGGCCCAGGGCCGCGCCGATCCGCGCGGCCTCGGCCTCGGCCCGGGCCTCGGGGAGGGTGCAGGCGGGATCCTGGTGGCGCCGCAGAGGTACCAGCTCGAAGAAGCGGCCCGCGCTCACCCGGCCGTCGTCGGCGCGGGCGGGCAGGCGGAGCGCCTCGGGGCCGAGGACGGGCTCGAGGACGTCGAGGAGGTCGAGGAGGATCGAGGAGGGCGCCAGGAGGTCGCCGGTCTTCTCGTTGCGGTAGACCCAGGAGAGCGAGAGCCGCTCGCGGGCGCAGAGCAGGGTCTCGAGGAAGGCGTGGCGATCGCGCTCGGCCGGGCTCAGGTCGCCAGCCCTCCGGGTGGCGCGGAGGTCGAGAGGATCTCGCCGGGCGGCGCCCGGAAAGATGCCCTCGCCGAGACCCAGCACGAAGATCGCCCGGAAGGGGATCGCCCGCATGGGCAGGAAGGTCGAGACCACCACGCCCTCGCTCAGGTAGGGGCCTCGCTGGTAGCTGATCGCGGCGAGGGCCTGGCCGGCGAGGCCACAGGCGGTGCGGCCGCTGACCGGGGTGCCCACCAGGTCGAGCTCGGCGAGCTCGTCGATCGCCGAGAGGATCTTCAGCTGGTCGGCCTCGTCGCCCTCGTCGTCGACCAGGAGGTAGGCCTCCATCAGGGTCCGCAGCCGCTCGGCCCACTGCCGCAGGGGCAGCGTGTCGTCGCGCAGCCGGGTGAGATCGGCGAGGAGGCTCCGGGCCAGCAGGCCGAAGGCGCGGGTGGTGCCCGGATCGGAGGCGCCCAGATCCTCGGGGGCGAGGGTGCGTCCCGCGCTCTGATAGAGGAGCTCGGGCTCGCCGCCCCGCTCGCCGCCGAGGGCCTGGCCGAGGGCGAGCCGGGTGAGCCCCTGGCTCCAGTGGGCTGCGTCGGGCCCCAGGTAGGTGCCGGCGGTGTCCCGGTCGTCGCGGCCGAAGAAGATGCCGGCGGCGTCGGCCAGCTCGGCGAAGCGCCCGGCGTCGATCTCCGAGGCGCTCCGGCCCTGACCGGCGCCCCGGTCGAAGGCCGGATGCGTCAGGAGGCCGAGGAGCTCGGCCCGGGTGAAGCGGCCGAAGGGCAGCTCGAGGAGCAGCCGGGCGGCCTGCGCCAGGGGCGCGCGGGCACCGAAGGAGAGATCGGCGGTGGTGTGGGGCAGGCGATGGTGGGCCTCGAAGACCTGCGTGATCATCGGCAGGTAGCGATCGCGCGCGGCCGGCGGGACGACCACCGCGATCTCGTGGAAGCGCAGCGGCGCACCGGGGCCCTCGGCCCCGATCAGGTGCCAGATGCGATCGGCCACCGCCTCGACCTCGCGCCGGAGGCTGGGGCAGGCGAGGGCCTGGAGGGAGGCGGGGGGACCCTCGGCCTCGCTGCCCACGAAGGGAGTGATCTCCGCCGGTCCCCTCTGCTCGAGGAGGTCGTCCTGCACCTGGTGCAGGATCGTCGCCCGGCCGGGGGAGAGGTAGTCGGCGTCCTCGTGGGCCGAGTCACCCCCGGCCACCTCTCGCAGGAGGCGCAGGTGCTCGCCGCCCGGCTTGCCCCAGAGGGCCAGGGGGAGGCAGGGCTGCTCCGCGAGGTGGAGGGGATCCTCGCCCTCGGCGTCGGCGATGGCCGGGCCCTGCAGCACGAACTCGTCCCAGTAGTGGCGCGAGGGGTTGAGGAGGTGCACCGAGATATCGACCGCCCCGGCGAGACGTTGGAAGAGGTGGTGGAAGAGCCGGCCGAAGTAGGAGACGCCGAAGACGTGGAGCGGAAAGCCGCCGGCCGGGGGCCAGAGCTCCAGGCGCGGATCGAGGATCCTCTCGGCGAGGGTGGCGTGGGGGAGGCCCCCGTCGCGCTCGGCGCTCGCGCAAAGGACACCCTCGGGGCCGTGGAGAGCCCGCCAGAGCGAGGCCTGCCAGATCAGCTCCGGTGCGAGGCCCTCGGCCTCCGGGTCCGGGGAGGCGTCCGGGGAGGTCAGCCACCGGCGGACCTGCTCCGGGCGGGTCCACTGGTGGTTCTCCATGACGCTCGAGAGCCGCTCGCTCAGCTGCACGCGCCGCAGATCGGTGGCCGCGCGGTCGAGGGCGTCGGCCTCGGGCGTCCTCCCGAAGAGGTAGTCCCGCACCGGTGAGAGCGCGGGCTCTGTGAGGCGCTCGTCGTCGTGGAAGAGGGCGAGGAGGCCAGCCCGAAGCTGAGCGCGGCCCACGATGCGGACCTCTCGGCGATCACCCGCGGCCATGGCCGCGAGGCGCTCGAGCCGGAGGAAGTCGAGTCCCGCGCTGATCCCGTGGCGCTGGGCCAGGGAGAGGTTCAGGTAGGTCTCGAGGTTCCGATTGGGGACGACGATCGTCACCGGATCGAGGACGTGCCCCACCCGCCGCTGCGCGTCGATGCGGCCGGCGAGGATCTCGACCAGCTTCTCGGTGCGGTTGGAGTGAAGGAGCTCGAGCACGCGCCCGTCCTTAAAGCACAGGGGTCTGACAACGGGGGACGGGTCCGGTAAAGACTCGGGCTTCCATGACGGAGAACGAAGACGAGACGACCGGCGTCCGGGAGCTGCGGCCCCTGCCGCACTTCCGCTACGGGCCGGCGGCCCTGGTCCTGGCCGGCCTGCTCCTCGACCTGGCGCTCTACTCCTCCCTCGGGCCCCTGGCCCTGCCGATGCTGCTGGGCCTGGGCGCCGGAGCGGTGATCGTCCTGCCCTTCGCCCGGCACGGCGGCCTCTGGGCCGACGAGGCGGGGCTGGAGGTGCGCTCCCTGATGGCCGGGCGCCGCATCCCCTGGGATCGGATCGAGCAGATCCACTTTCACGAGCGGCGCCAGGCGATCTGCCTGCACCTGAAGGCCCCCGAGGATCCCGAGGCCCTCGATCTGGCCGGCGACCCCCGGCCGAAGCCGCTCCAGTTCTTCAACTGGTACGGCCTCGAGACCGGGCAGCTGATCGCCTGGCTCACCCCGCCGGGGGGCCTGGTGGAGCCCGACCCCGCGGCCGGGCCCCCGAGCTGCGAGGGCTGAACCCCTAGAAGTTGGTCCCGGCCTCGGTGCCGGTGAGGCCGTCCGAGCCGTCTACCGAGAGGGAGAGGCCGCCGCCGCCGCCGGCGCCGCCGCCGCCGGCGCCGCCGCCGCCGGAGAGGGTGTAGGTGTTGCCGGTGCGGATGGCGTTCAGGCTCACGCCGCCCTGGCCGGCCGCGAAGATGCCGTAGGCGACGCCGCCGCAGCCACCGCCGCCGCCGCCGCCGGAGCCACCGTTGCCGCCCTCGCCGCCGCGGCCGGCGCCGCTCGCGCACCACTCCCTGGTACCAGCCTGACCCTCGATGCCGCCGGCCCCGCCGGTGCCGCCGATGCCGCCGAAGCCGCCGTTGCCGCCGCTGCCGCCGGTTCCACCGAGGCCGGTGTTGATGGTGTTGCCGGTGATCACCGGCACGGAGGTCGGGGCCGAGGTGAAGGCCAGGTAGATGCCGAAGGAGCCGCCGCCCGTGTCCCCACCGCCGCCGCCGCCGCCGCCGCAGCCGCCCGAGCCGCCGCCGCCGCCCGAGGCGCCGACATCGTGGTCTCCTTCGCCGGTGCAGTTGATGAGCTCGACACCGCCGCCAGCGCCGCCACCACCGCCCCCCGAGCCGGGTCGGCCGGTGAAGCCGGGACCGCCGATGATGCCGTGCCAGCGAGTGCCGGAGACCGTGCCGTCGGTGTTGGTGCAGCCCGAGCCACCGTTGCCGCCGCCTCCATTTCCGCCATTGGTGGCGGGGCTACCCGTTGCCTCCTCGCTGCTGGGCGGCTCGTAGCAGGCGCAGCCTGTGCCGTCGTTGTACTGGAGCTTGTCCCAGCCGGTGATCCCGCCCGTCCCCGGGGAGAGGCCAAGCCCCGGCGAACCGTCCATGGCGGCCGCCGGGCTCTGGGTGAAGGGGTTCGAGAGCGGCTGGGCACCAGACTCGTCGTAGTCGGGGCAGTAGCTGGCGCCGCCCACGCCACCCGAGACGTCGGTGCTCCCACAGACCAGCGCGCCGCCGCTTCCGCCCGCGTCGACCACCACCGTCGCTCCGGCATTGTTCGGACAGGTCCGGTCGTCATGGGCGTTGACTCCGGCGCTGCCATCGACACCGTTCAGCCCGGTCGCACCGTCGAGGCCGTCGGCGCCCGGGCCGCCGTCGCCGGCGTAGATCAGGTTGTCGCGGATGGTGAGGTTGCCGTTGCAGTCCTGGACGTAGATGCCGTAGCTGTTCCCGGCGACGCCGGTGGAGATCTCACCGAAGATCACGAAGCCCGAGAACTCGGTGGGGACCGTGATGCCGACGGCCTTCACCACCGACCGGTCGTCGGGCGTGGCCACCGGCCCGCCCACGCCGTAGACGACGGTGGTGTTGGCCGCGACGTTCCGGGCCCAGGTGGTGGGGTTCCAGCCGCCCAGGACGTCGATGCCCGGGGCGAGGGTGAAGTTCTCGTAGTAGGCGCCGCCGCTGACCCGCACCCGGAGCTGGCCGCCGCTGACGGCCTGGCTGATGCCGTAGGTGATGGTGGCGCAGGGGGCGCCGGCCCCGCCGCAGGAGGGGCTGTCCGCGCCGCCGTTGCCGGGGGTCGAGACGTGGAGGGCCGAGGGGTCGCTCTGGAACTCGCAGCCGTCGTCCGGCACGCCGTTCATGTCGTAGTAGTCGAAGGTGCCGTCGCAGGAGGGGTGGGTGTCCCCGATGGTGCAGCAGGTCATCTCGCAGCCCGGTGACCCGGCCAGGCCCGTGGGGTCGCAGGTGCCGTAGGCGTTCGCGTAGTCGAAGATCACCGTGCAGTCGGTGAAACAGTTCCCGCAGGCGGTCGCCACGTCGTAGACGCCGCTCGAGGCGTTGACGAAGCCGTTGTCGGTGGTGCCGTCACAGTCGTCGTCGAGGTGGTTGCAGACCTCGGTGAGGGGCGTCCCGGGCGGGGCGGAGCAGACCGTCGGGCCGGCCGGATCGGCGGCGTCGCAGATCGAGACCCCTGCGGCGAAGCAGGCGCCGGTGCCGCTCGTGCAGCTCTGGCCCTTGTCCGCCCAGATCGCCTCCTCGTCGGTGGAGCCGTCGCAGTCGTCGTCGAGGCCGTTGCAGACCTCGGCGCTCACGCCGCCCGGCGTCGCCGAGCAGACGGTGGGGCCAGTCGGGTTCCCGGTGTCGCAGATCCGCACGCCGGGCTGCGCGCAGACGCCCTGACCCGAGAGGCAGCCCTGGCCCAGGTCGGTCCAGTCCGGGCCCTCGTCGGTCTGCCCGTCGCAGTCGTCGTCGAGGCGGTTGCAGACCTCGATGTTCCCGGTGCCCGCGCCGACCGAGCAGACCGGGGGCCCGGCGGGGTTCGCCGTGTCGCAGACCATCAGGCCCACGTTCTCGCAGACGCCGCTGCCCGCCTGGCAGAGGTCGCCGAGGGTCGCCCAGGTGGCGTCCTCGTCGGTGGAGCCGTCGCAGTCGTTGTCCACCCGGTCGCAGACCTCGGCGGTCGGGGTGCCGGCCACGGCGTTGCAGACCGTGGGGCCGGCCGGGTCGGTGGGGTCGCAGAGCAGCACGCCAGTGCGCTGGCAGGCGCCCATGCCGCGCGAGCAGAGGCTGCCCTTGTCGGCCCAGGTGGCGCCCTCGTCGGTCTGCCCGTCGCAGTCGTCGTCGAGGCCGTTGCACTCCTCGGGCCGGCCGACGTTGCGCAGCGCCGCCGAGCAGATGGTGGGCCCGGCGGGGTTGGCGGGATCGCAGAGGCGGATGCCCGCCGACTCGCAGATGCCCAGGCCCGAGGTGCAGACCTCGCCCTTGTCGGCCCAGAGGGCGTCCTCGTCGGTCTGGCCGTCGCAGTCGTCGTCGACGCCGTTGCAGACCTCGGGCACCGCGGCGAGGGGGGTGGCGTTGCAGATCGTGGGGCCGGTGGCGTCGGCCGGATCGCAGACCATCAGGCCCGGCTGCCGGCAGGAGCCCTCGCCGTTGACGCAGACCGTGCCCTTGTCGGTCCAGGCGGCGTCCTCGTCGGTGTCGCCGTCGCAGTCGTTGTCCGTCCCGTCACAGACATCGGGGACCGGCGGGCCAGCGACCGCGTCGCAGATGGTGGCGGCGTTCGGGTCGAGGGGATCGCAGACGTAGATCCCCACCCCGACGCAGCCGCCCTGCACGGCCCGGCAGACCTCGTTGAGGTTCGACCACTGGGGTTCCTCGTCGGTCTGGCCGTCGCAGTCGTCGTCGACGCCGTTGCAGATCTCGGTGTCCCCGGTGCCCGGGGTGCCGGAGCAGACCAGCGGCCCGAGGCGGTTGGTCTCGTCGCAGATGAAGACGCCCGCGGCCTGGCAGGCGCCCTGGCCGACGAAGCAGGTCTCTCCCTTGTCGACCCAGGCGTCGTCCTCGTCGGTCTGCCCGTCGCAGTCGTCGTCGACGCCGTTGCAGACCTCCGCCGGACAGCGGCCGAGGCCGCCGCCGTCGTCGCAGGAGCAGCCGTGGATGGAGGCAAGGGGGAGGGCACACGCCAGCAACCAGCCGGCGAGGGTGATGCGCTTCATGCTCTGAGTCCTGTGCGAGAGTACGACCTGTCGGGAGCCGTGAATCAGAAGTTCGTGTCGGCCTCGGTGCCGGTCAGGCCGTCCGAGCCGGCGACCGAGAGCGAGAGCCCGCCCTCGCCGCCGGAGCCACCTCCGCCCGCGAGGGAGTAATTGTTGCCGGTGCGGATGGCGTTGAGGTTCACGCCGCCCTGGCCGGTGGCGAAGATGCCGTAGGAGACGCCACCACAGCCGCCGCCGCCGCCGCCGCCGGAGCCGCCGTTGCCGCCTTCGCCGCCGCGGCCGCCGCCGCCCGCGCACCACGCGGTGGAGCCGGCCTGGCCCTCGAGGCCCCCGAGGCCGCCGGTGCCGCCGATGCCACCGAAGCCGCCGTTGCCACCCCGGCCGCCGGAGCCGCCGAGCCCGGTGTTGATGGTGTTGCCGGTGATCACCGGCACCGAGGCCGGCACCGAGTTGAAGGCCAGGTAGATGCCGAAGGAGCCGCCGCCCGTGTCACCGCCGGCACCGCCGCCGCCGCCGCAGCCACCCGAGCCGCCGCCGCCGCCGGAGCCACCCACGTCGCTGTCACCGTCGGTGTTGCAGTTGTAGTTCTCGACGCCGCCGCCGGCGCCGCCGCCGCCGCCACCCGAGCCGGGCTGCCCGCCGAAGCCGGGCCCGCCGCTCAAGCCCTGCCAGCGGATGCCGGAGACCGTGCCGTCGGTGGAGGTGCAGCCGCTCCCACCGTTGCCGCCGAACCCGTTGCCGCCGTTGGCGGCGGGGGCGCCGGTCGGCTCGTTGGGATCCGGCGGCTGGTAGCAGGTGCAGGAGGGCGGGGTGCCCGACTTGTACATGAAGGCATCCCAGCCGGTGATGCCGCCGGCCCCGGGGTTCGGCCCCAAGCCGTCGGTCCCGTCCATCGCGGCCACCGGATACTGATCCGTCGGGTTGGAGGCGGGCTGAGCGCCGGACTCGTCGAAGTCGGGACAGTAGCTGGCGCCGCCCTGGCCGCCGGTGACGTTGGTGCCCAGGCAGCTGAGCGCGCCGCCGGCGCCGCCGAGATCGATCTGCATGTTCGAGCCCGCGAGGTTGGTCGGGCAGGTGGCCTCGTCCCTCGCCGCGACGCCCGGGTTTCCGTCGAGGCCGCTGGTGCCGGTGGCGCCGTCCAGGCCGTCATCACCGGGACCGCCGTCGCCGGCGTAGATCAGGTTGTCCCGGATGGTCAGGCTGTTGTCGGAGTCCTCGACGTAGATGCCGTAGCTGTTCCCGCCGACGCCGGTGGAGATCTCGCCGAAGATCACGAAGCCCGAGAACTCGGTCGGCGAGGTGATGTCGAACGCACGGACCACCGCCCGGTCGTCAGGGGTCGCCACCGGGCCGCCCACGCCGTAGATGACGGTGGTGTTGGCCGCGACGTTGCGGGACCAGGTGGTGGGGTTGTAGCCGCCCAGGACGTCGATGCCCGCGACCAGATCGAAGTTCTCGTAGTAGGCGCCGCCGCTGACGCGCACCCGCAGCTGGCCGCCGCTGAAGGCCTGGCTGATGCCGTAGCCGATGGTGGCGCAGGGGTTGCCCGAGGTGCCGCAGGAGGGGCTGTCGGCGCCGCCGTTGCCCGGGGTCGAGACGTGGAGGGCCGAGGGGTCGTTCTGGAACTCGCAGCCGTCGTCCGGCACGCCGTTCAGATCGAAGTAGTCGAAGAGGCCGTCGCAGGCCGGGTTGGTGTCGGCGACGCCGCAGCAGTTCATCTGGCAGACCGGGGCGCCGCTGGCGTCGCAGGTGCCGTAGGCGTTCGGGTAGGCGAAGATGGTGGTGCAGTTGGTGTAGCAGTTGCCGCAGGCGGTGTTCTGGTCGTACTTGCCGGTGGCGCCGTTGAGGTAGCCCTCGTCGGTGGTGCCGTCGCAGTCGTTGTCCAGCTGGTCGCAGGTCGTCTCGTTGCCCTCGTACTCGGGGCCGTACTGCGCCGCGCCGCAGACGGTCCAGGCGCCGCCGGAGCACGCGGCCATGGCGCCGCCGCAGACGCCGGTCTGGTTCGCGCAGGGCTGGCTCGGCAGGCCGTTGTCCTCGAGGCCGTCGCAGTCGTTGTCGAGGCCGTCGCAGGAGAGCTCGGTGGGCTGGTAGTCGGTGCCGTACTCGGGGCCGGTGCAGGCCCGCCAGCCCAGGGAGCCGCCGCAGCTCTGCACCGAGCCCTTGCAGACGCCGTCCTGCTCGACGCAGTCGGGCGCCGCCAGGCCGTCGTCGACGCTGCCGTCGCAGTCGTCGTCGAGGCCGTTGCAGAGCTCGGTGCCGGGGAGGCCGGCGTTGGCCGAGCAGACGGTGGGGCCGGCGGGGTTGGCGGTGTTGCAGATCAGGATGCCGGCGGCCTCGCAGATGCCCTGGCCGGTGCTGCAGCTGGTGCCCTTGTTGGCCCAGGAGATCTCGTCGGTGGAGCCGTCGCAGTCGTTGTCGAGATCGTCGCAGACCTCGGCGGTGGGCGCGCCCGGGGTGGCGGAGCAGACGGTGGGGCCGGCGGGGTTGCCGGTGTCGCAGACCTTGATGCCGGGCTGGGCGCAGACGCCGCTGCCGGAGACGCAGCCGGTGCCCTTGTCGGGCCAGGAGATCTCGTCGGTGGAGCCGTCGCAGTCGTCGTCGAGGCCGTTGCAGACCTCGGCGCTGCCGCCGCCGGCGGTGACCGAGCAGACGGTGGGGCCGCCGGGGTTGCCGCTGTCGCAGACCTTGAAGCCGGTCACCTCGCAGGCGCCGATGCCGTCGGTGCAGAGGGTGCCCTTGTCGGCCCAGACGATCTCGTCGGTGGAGCCGTCGCAGTCGTCGTCGAGGTTGTTGCAGACCTCGCTGCCGGGGGCGCCGGCGGTCGCCGAGCAGACGGTGGGGCCGGCGGGGTTGCCGGTGTCACAGACCCGGGTGCCGGTGGCGGCGCACTGGCCCTGGCCCGAGGTGCAGACCGTGCCCTTGTCGGCCCAGGCGATCTCGTCGGTGGAGCCGTCGCAGTCGTCGTCGAGGCCGTTGCAGACCTCGGTGCCCGGCGCCAGGGGCGAGGCGGAGCAGACGGTGGGGCCGCTGGGGTTGCCGCCGTCGCAGATCCGCTGGCCGGTGACGGAGCACTGGCCGGCGCCCGCGGTGCAGAGGGTGCCCTTGTCGGCCCAGGCGATCTCGTCGGTCTGGCCGTCGCAGTCGTCGTCGAGGTTGTTGCAGGTCTCGATGCCCGGCGGCAGCGCGGTGGCGCTGCAGACGGTGGGGCCGGCGGGGTTGGCGGTGTCGCAGATCCGCTGGCCGGTGACGGAGCACTGGCCGTTGCCGTCGGTGCAGAGGGTGCCCTTGTCGGCCCAGGTGATCTCGTCGGTCTGGCCGTCGCAGTCGTCGTCGAGGTTGTTGCAGACCTCGGCGCCGGGGGCGCCGGGCGTCGCCGAGCAGACGGTGGGGCCGGCGGGGTTGCCGGTGTCACAGGTCCGCACGCCGTAGGCCTCGCAGGTGCCGCTGCCGACCACGCAGACCGTGCCCTTGTCGGCCCAGACGATCTCGTCGGTGGAGCTGTCGCAGTCGTTGTCGAGGCCGTCGCAGACCTCGCTGCCGGGGGCGCCGGCGGTGACCGAGCAGACGGTGGGGCCGCCGGGGTTGCCGGTGTCGCAGACGCGCACGCCGGTCTGCTGGCAGGTGCCGGTGCCCTCGGTGCAGATGGTGCCCTTGTTGGCCCAGAGGATCTCGTCGGTCTGGCCGTCGCAGTCGTTGTCGAGGCCGTCGCAGACCTCGGAGCCGGGGGCGCCGGGCGTCGCGGAGCAGACGGTGGGGCCGGTGGGGTCGCCGGTGTCGCAGACGCGCACGCCGCTGGCGGCGCACTGGCCGTTGCCGGCGGTGCAGCCGACGCCCTTGTCGGCCCAGGTGGCGCCCTCGTCGGTGGAGCCGTCGCAGTCGTCGTCGAGGCCGTTGCAGACCTCGACGCCCGGCGTGCCGATGATGGCGGAGCAGACGGTGGGGCCGCCGGGGTTGGCGGTGTCGCAGATCTTGGTGCCGGAGGTCTCGCAGGTGCCCGCGCCGTTGGTGCAGACCGTCCCCTTGTCGGACCACTGGGCGTCCTCGTCGGTGAGGCTGTCGCAGTCGTTGTCGAGGCCGTCGCAGACCTCGACGCCGGGGGTGCCCATGGTCACCGAGCAGACGGTGGGGCCGCCGGGGGTGCCGGTGTCGCAGACCCGCACGCCGCTGGCGGCGCACTGACCGGTGCCGACGGTGCAGGAGCTGCCCTTGTCGGCCCAGAGGATCTCGTCAGTCTGGCCGTCGCAGTCGTCGTCGAGGCCGTTGCAGATCTCGGCCCCGCCGCTGCCGGCGACCGCCGAGCAGACCGTGGCGCCCGAGGGGTTGGCGGTGTCGCAGACCAGCACGCCGACCACCTCGCAGGTGCCGACGCCGTCGGTGCAGACGTCACCCTTGTCCAGCCAGATGGCGTTCTCGTCGGTCTGACCGTCGCAGTCGTCGTCGAGGCCGTTGCAGACCTCGGTGCCCGGTGTGCTGGGCGTCGCCGAGCAGACGGCCGGGCCGCTGGGGTTGGCGGCGTCGCAGACGAAGAGGCCGCCGGTGGCGCACTGGCCGGTGCCGGCCTGGCAACTCTGGCCCTTGGTGGCCCACTGGGCGTCCTCGTCGGTGGAGCCGTCGCAGTCGTCGTCGAGGCCGTTGCAGATCTCGGTGCCCGCGGCGCCGGGGGTGGCCGAGCAGATGGTCGGGCCCGCCGGGTTCGCGGGGTCGCAGCCCCGGGTGCCGGTGGTGGTGCACTGGCCCACGCCGCTGGTGCAGATGGCGCCCTTGTCGGTCCAGAGGGCGTCCTCGTCGGTGAGGCCGTCGCAGTCGTCGTCGAGGCCGTTGCAGACCTCGACGCCCGCGGCGCCCGGGGTCGCCGAGCAGACGGTGGGGCCGGCGGGGTTGGCGGTGTCGCAGCGCAGGGTGCCCGAGGCCTGGCAGATGCCCTGGCCCACGGTGCAGACCGTTCCCTTGTCGGCCCAGGTGGCGTCCTCGTCGGTCTGGCCGTCGCAGTCGTCGTCCAGGGCGTTGCAGACCTCGGTGCCGGTGGCGCCCGCGGTGGCGCTGCAGAGGAGCGGGCCGCCGG
Above is a genomic segment from Deltaproteobacteria bacterium containing:
- a CDS encoding MopE-related protein — encoded protein: MGRNLVVAGVVCLSFIVWGSGGCSCDGGGGLGNCPDEICNGVDDDCDGLTDEGPEGGPDWSQKGETCFVGLGACSAAGVFICDETNRTGPLVCSGAPGTGETEICNGVDDDCDGQTDEEPQWSNLNEVCRVVEGGCEGVGIFICDPLDPNAATICDAVAGPPTTEICDGRDNDCDGNTDEGTDWTDIGAVCTNGIGTCQRPGLKVCDPSDSTGPTICNAVPAAESIEICNGVDDDCDGQTDEEALWADKGAVCTSGLGICETPGIRLCDPANPAGPTVCSASQSTTGTFETCNGLDDDCDGQTDEDATWADKGSLCSRGLGACQRTGVLSCDPTNPAGPTICNAIEGTPSAEVCDRVDNDCDGNTDEDALWLDLGNICRVGIGACENVGVKVCDTANPAGATACSVGASGGGAEVCNGLDDDCDGSTDEDPAWTDKGQVCTVSTGQCAATGTLGCDTANPGGPLLCSATAGATGTEVCNALDDDCDGQTDEDATWADKGTVCTVGQGICQASGTLRCDTANPAGPTVCSATPGAAGVEVCNGLDDDCDGLTDEDALWTDKGAICTSGVGQCTTTGTRGCDPANPAGPTICSATPGAAGTEICNGLDDDCDGSTDEDAQWATKGQSCQAGTGQCATGGLFVCDAANPSGPAVCSATPSTPGTEVCNGLDDDCDGQTDENAIWLDKGDVCTDGVGTCEVVGVLVCDTANPSGATVCSAVAGSGGAEICNGLDDDCDGQTDEILWADKGSSCTVGTGQCAASGVRVCDTGTPGGPTVCSVTMGTPGVEVCDGLDNDCDSLTDEDAQWSDKGTVCTNGAGTCETSGTKICDTANPGGPTVCSAIIGTPGVEVCNGLDDDCDGSTDEGATWADKGVGCTAGNGQCAASGVRVCDTGDPTGPTVCSATPGAPGSEVCDGLDNDCDGQTDEILWANKGTICTEGTGTCQQTGVRVCDTGNPGGPTVCSVTAGAPGSEVCDGLDNDCDSSTDEIVWADKGTVCVVGSGTCEAYGVRTCDTGNPAGPTVCSATPGAPGAEVCNNLDDDCDGQTDEITWADKGTLCTDGNGQCSVTGQRICDTANPAGPTVCSATALPPGIETCNNLDDDCDGQTDEIAWADKGTLCTAGAGQCSVTGQRICDGGNPSGPTVCSASPLAPGTEVCNGLDDDCDGSTDEIAWADKGTVCTSGQGQCAATGTRVCDTGNPAGPTVCSATAGAPGSEVCNNLDDDCDGSTDEIVWADKGTLCTDGIGACEVTGFKVCDSGNPGGPTVCSVTAGGGSAEVCNGLDDDCDGSTDEISWPDKGTGCVSGSGVCAQPGIKVCDTGNPAGPTVCSATPGAPTAEVCDDLDNDCDGSTDEISWANKGTSCSTGQGICEAAGILICNTANPAGPTVCSANAGLPGTELCNGLDDDCDGSVDDGLAAPDCVEQDGVCKGSVQSCGGSLGWRACTGPEYGTDYQPTELSCDGLDNDCDGLEDNGLPSQPCANQTGVCGGAMAACSGGAWTVCGAAQYGPEYEGNETTCDQLDNDCDGTTDEGYLNGATGKYDQNTACGNCYTNCTTIFAYPNAYGTCDASGAPVCQMNCCGVADTNPACDGLFDYFDLNGVPDDGCEFQNDPSALHVSTPGNGGADSPSCGTSGNPCATIGYGISQAFSGGQLRVRVSGGAYYENFDLVAGIDVLGGYNPTTWSRNVAANTTVIYGVGGPVATPDDRAVVRAFDITSPTEFSGFVIFGEISTGVGGNSYGIYVEDSDNSLTIRDNLIYAGDGGPGDDGLDGATGTSGLDGNPGVAARDEATCPTNLAGSNMQIDLGGAGGALSCLGTNVTGGQGGASYCPDFDESGAQPASNPTDQYPVAAMDGTDGLGPNPGAGGITGWDAFMYKSGTPPSCTCYQPPDPNEPTGAPAANGGNGFGGNGGSGCTSTDGTVSGIRWQGLSGGPGFGGQPGSGGGGGGAGGGVENYNCNTDGDSDVGGSGGGGGSGGCGGGGGAGGDTGGGSFGIYLAFNSVPASVPVITGNTINTGLGGSGGRGGNGGFGGIGGTGGLGGLEGQAGSTAWCAGGGGRGGEGGNGGSGGGGGGGCGGVSYGIFATGQGGVNLNAIRTGNNYSLAGGGGSGGEGGLSLSVAGSDGLTGTEADTNF